The genomic DNA aaattgcctccagtataTACTGTAGGTGGGTGGTAGAATCATTTTAAATgctttaattaaaaatattaacatAAAGTAAACAAAACTGAATGAATCCATTTTTACCATTTAGCTGTGTGGTGAGCCGGGCAGTGCTACAAGAGGTGATTCATGCTGGCATCTCACCACCAACTTACTCCAAAATCACACATTTCATCCAATAGGCTCTGTTACATTGTGCTTGTTGGGATTGTGGACTCTGGACAATTTACAAGGACATTTCAAGCacaagtgggtggcacagtggcgcagtggtagagttgctgccttacatcgccagagaatGGAGTTCGATCCTGgcgacaggtgttgtctgtatggagtttgaatgttctctctGTTTCTGCCCTCCCTGTACCCatctgggttttcaccgggtgctccattttcttcACATATAttccatagatgtgcaggtttacaggttaattactttctgtaaattgtacccagtATGCAGGATAGGTGACCGTTTgcgggcatggactcgatggtctgaatggcctgtatccattctgtatctcgaaactaaactaaactaagtcttcACCCAGTCTGTCaatggaataaaccaaaggaTAGCTTCCTTATGCACAAAGTAACCAAATTCTTGGTTAAAATACATCAGCATGCTGCAGATTTAATCAGAAACTACCACTTATCCAATTCTAATAGTTTCTGTTGAGGATGCAAGTTATGATTTGCAGTGAATATCAACAAGAATGTTGGCATTCCAGTTATAGCAATGTTTTACATAGTCAGCAATAAATTCACAGCACTCACAAAGTCAAGGTATTTCAACTCCCAATGTCAGCAGTGTTGTTCAGGTCCCACTTTATGATCCACCTGAAAGAAATTCATAGGGACCTGCAGGAAAATGTTCTGAAGAATATGAAAACCAAGTAATATTTGAAAATGTGTCTAAGTGATATACTGTAAGCAGGTCCTCATGTGTGGATTGACAGCCCACTGAAAGTAGCAATTGTAGTGGTGGAGGTAGAAGAAGCAGAGTTCAAGACCATGGGACTCATTTTCACAGGGACATGATGCAAAAGCAGTAAAATTATGTCGAACATTTAGCCATATAAATCTTGTTCAATTGTGCTTGATCAGTGGACAATGTTATCTTTCTACGTTATCACAGAcacataggtacagtgaaattctattttttgcacaaatttcAGTAAAGCATTTCAATATCTCACCACAATCCCCAATTAATACAAAGATCATAAAAATAGTCTTGTTGGTTTGATTGAGCAGGTCGGACATAGATCGTAAATTTTCTTGCTAGAGAGCCAAATGAGAGTGATGTGGGAGATCTGGTAGATGTGAGAGCTTCGGTACAGCATATATGTTATTTGGATCCAGGATAACATAAAGATTACATTATAATCAGGCAAAAAGGTCTTCAAACAAAGAGAATACGATGGCCAACAGAATAATAACCAATTGGTATGCAAAAACGGAAACCTATGCAAAATGTCCCCGGCGACTCCTTGTCTGGCATGGTGACCCTGTTTATAGAAGAGAAGGATGAGGAAAAAATTTTGGGGGGAATGAGGAATTGGTGTAGACCACCTCCCATATACCCTGGTCACCAGTCCCTTGCAGCAGGAGCTACCCCACTAAGATTCCGTAGGGGTCTCCAGCACCCCTACAGGAAAGGGAACCCCCAGAAGAAGATGATACTGATAGCGACTCGGAAACTGAGAAGGAAGATGAGAAAGAAGAAGGAAGAGGACTGAGGCAGAAGTGGAAAGAAGAGCAGCAATTGAATCCAGCAGTGAGGGGGTTAAACAACGCAGAGCACCAGAGAGGCAGGATATAAATcaaagaagactgaaaagggtaaaAAGCTTGATGCCGATCGAGGCACTGTACCCTGACGACCCCTGCTCTAACTCAATGCCTGAAACGACCTATTGATATGGGCAAAGTAATTGAATGCAGACTTTACCCTAGAAATCAGCACCTAATTTCTGGGAGAGAATTATGACGGCATATCACACTTATGCTGGAGACGAGAACTTTAACTAAGAGTCTGCACAGGTTAAAACAAGTTTGAAACAACCAAGGCTGCCCCACAGCTCAGCAGTGATACAGAAGTGCTGACAGAGATAAGGACACCGATGAGCTACTAAAAGTCTTCCACCGCTGGGGTTACATTCCAAAGGTAGTTcaggggcagcagcagcagtagcaatgGCGAAAGCTCTCAATGAGGAGAGATAGAAAATGATTTGGACAAAGGCATTGTGGCCAGGTTTGCCGGTGATAAGAGTCTGCCCGCTGTGCAAATTACTATTGAACTTTGAATAACATTTGGCACAGAGCGCGTCTCCCtgatgaggagagagggagaggttacagggagagtttgtgagtaaccgGGAAAGTGTGATGTGTTGCAGATCGAATATAAGGGGAAAGTCTACAGTCGACGGCAAGACCCTGAACAGCATCTGGAGCACTGAAGTGTGTTGCTTCCGACAGGGAATCGGACCAATCATCTCTTTTTACGCGAGTGAAATTTTGGTATACTGCTCAGTACTACAGAACGAGCATTGATACCCACCCAGGAGGATTCCATTGTGAACCACACCAGCCTGTCCATCCTTAAGCAGATGAGGGCTTTTCTGGGCTTGGTTAATTTCTGCCGGCAGTGAATTCCCGATGTGGCATTATACACAAAATTACTGTTTCCCGTGCCTCTGCCAAGGCACCACAGCAATTCACTCTCTCATTTCAACAAGAAGAAGACTTTCGCAACTTAAAAGACAGCGCTAGCTACTGCACCAGTCACTGCAAGCCTTAGCCGTCCCTGCCCACCTGGCCATTATTAAGTACAATGCCCATATGAGTGGTCACGACATAGTCCAAAGGAATGCCCAATTACATTACTGCCCGCACGGCATCTTGCGAATTCTGCACAGTGGTCCCCACAGAACCAACAATTCTAGCAGACAGAAAGGCTCTACCAGACATGGGTGAGGTAAAGTTAATGCAGGGGGATGCCTCTGCCACGTAAAAAGATTATGGAAACGAGAAGGCTGCACCTTTGACTCTTTGACGGGCCCCTGGCTCACCCCTCTTGGACAAATTTGTGTACCTGATGTTTTTCTGCTCACTCTTTTATACTATATGTCttctcaactgtgagtgcccttaatgtggtttgaaaatgaaaatgtggttgctttgaaatgctgcactgcaaaaatggtggTTGTAGGTGGTGGTAACtgttttgaaatgctgcactgcaaaaatggtggTTGTTGGTtgtcggcccctcaaggttcagggacctataaaagacagcccccacgaggtcctttgtcaatcttctggaagagcgtttTGGACTGCGTGAGCTTTTGgtgtgtttctgcttgcacaaggctgaagggcttgacgAAGCAGATACATGGATCAGAGCTGCGATggtttaggtattgtataggggaatttattgtgcaatccaaaaataaagattagttgttccagtgcctgaatcagtgttttattgactgaactagactgggggagaAGCTTATAAGAGCTTATTTACAACATGTATAGGTAAAATGAAGGGGGCGGGAGCTGGTGGCCATTCAGCTGGTTTGGTGGACACTGGGGTACTGTGTTACATTATGGCTCTATCTTTTTGTCAATCATCGCTCTGATTTTTATTCTTAGATTCTCGCAACCATTGTGTACCTAACGAGGACTGTGAATGTTATCATGTAATGATAAAAAGGAGGGAATTACTTTTTCAAATAATTCTCAGTGGTTGCTACATATGCACTGTACAAAGCATTGTATCAGGATACATCATTTTGTTGACAGTGTCAATGCCGGTTATGCTGTtgcaataagaatttaattgttcttttaTCAGCACTTACGACAATTAAGCCCTATTGACTCTTGACTGTCTATCCAGGCAAAACATACCATACGTAAGTACAGGAGTAAATGAGTAGATgagatggcatggtggtgcagtggtagtgttgctgccttacagagccagagacccgggttagcttctcactacgggtactgtctgtacggagtttgtacgttttccccatgacctgcgctggttttctccaggatatccggtttcctccctcattccaaaattgtacaggcagtgaagaaagctaatggcatgttggcctacataacaagaggaattgagcataggagcaaagaggtctttctgcagttgtacatggccctagtgagaccacatctggagaattgtgtcagtttttgtctccaaatttgaggaaggacattcttgctattgagggagtgcagcgtacgttctCGAGGTTAATTCCCGATGTGGCGGGACAGTCATACGTTGACAGAATggagagactgggcttgtatacactggaatttgaaaggatgtgaggggatcgtattaaaacatattaaattattaaaggattggacacgctagaggcaggaaacatgttcccaatgttgggggagtctagaaccaggggccatagtttaagaatacggggtaggccatttagaacatagatgaggaaaaactttttcatccagagagttgtgaatctgtggaattctctgcctcagaaggcagctgAGGCctattctttggatgctttcaagagagagtaagatagaggtcttaaagatagtggagtgaagggatatggggagaagacaggaatgggtactgattgtggatgatcagccatgattacagtgaatggcggtgctggctcgaagggccaaatagcctacttcatatattgtctattgtctattgtaggttaatagacttgttataattctaaattgtccctaatatgtgcatgatagtgttagtgtgctggtcggcGCATATTTGTTGGGCCGAAGCACCTGCtcctatgctgtatctttaaacaaaaaaaactaaacaaCTCCAGAGAAAGTGTGGGTTACAGAAAAACAAGCACCACAAGATAGATGGGAGGATCTGGAGTTCATCCCTAGCATAGGATAGGTATGTTCAAGAGTCAGATAATAATTGGGAAGAAGTAATTTCTGATGGTCTGTGCTTTCAAGCCTATGTATTGACTGCTAGATGGAGGCTGGGGGAAGAGGGAATGTGAGTTGGttcttgattgtgttggctgcttttcccatCCAGTGAGAAATGTGGATCAAGTCAATAGAGCAATGGGGGATGGAGGCAAGTTTACCTGACAGATTGAGCTACGCTTAGCGCCGAGATGTCGACAATGTGATGCATTTTGATACGATGCATACTACGATGCATATGTAGAAATTATTAAATGTTAATTGAAATATGTCGAATGTCCTTACTCTTCTGAggaaatatctgaggaaggatgtgctggcattggggaGGGGCCAGAGGTGGTTTAtgacaatgatcccaggaatgattggcatatgatgagtgttggaCAGCAATGGGCCTGTAgtcgctggactttagaaggactaagggggacctcattgaaacttactgaatagtgaaagcctggaagcagtggatgtggagaggatccaCAGAATAAAAGTACAGTGCATAGCATTGGAAAAGGCAAGAGAagcaatttctttattcagaggaaggtgaatcagtggaattcattgccacagacagctattgaggacaagccaatggatattttaaggcaaagattgacagcttcttgattagtaagggtgtcaagggttatggggcgaaggcaggagaatgggattaagagggaaagataaatcagcaatgattgaaagtgggagtagacttgatgggccaaatatcctgattaatttagagatacagcacggaaacaggcccttcgacccaccgagtccatgccatataaccatataaccatataacaattacagcacggaaacaggccatctcggccctacaagtccgtgccgaacaatttttttttccccttagtcccacctgcctgcactcataccataaccctccattcccttctcatccatatgcctatccaatttatttttaaatgataccaatgaacctgcctccaccacttccactgggagctcattccacaccgctaccactctctgcgtaaagaagttccccctcatattacccctaaacttctgtcccttaattctgaagtcatgtcctcttgtttgaatcttccctattctcaaagggaaaagtttgtccacatcaactctgtctatccctctcatcattttaaagacctctatcaggtccccccttaaccttctgcgctccagagaataaagacctaacttattcaacctatctctgtaacttagttgttgaaacccaggcaacattctagtaaatctcctctgtactctctctattttgttgacatccttcctataattgggcaaccaaaattgtacaccatactccagatttggtctcaccgatgccttgtacaattttaacattacatcccagcttctatactcaatgctctgatttataaaggctagcataccaaaagctttctttaccaccctatctatatgagattccaccttcaaggaactatgcacggttatacccagatccctctgttcaactgtattcttcaattccctactatttaccatgtacgtcttattttgatttgtcctgccaaggtgtagcacctcacatttatcagcattaaactccatctgccatctttcagcccatttttccaaatggcctaaatcactctgtagactttggaaaataAAAAACTGAACGCCCGAACAGGGACTTGAACCCTGGACCCTCAGATTAAAAGTCTGATGCTCTACCGACTGAGCTATCCGGGCTTgatgccgaccagctatccctgcacattaacactaccctagtactagggacaatttacacatacatcaagccaattaacctaaacctgtatgtcttttgagtgcgggaggaaatcaaagatcttgaagaaaattcatgcagtcacggggaaaacgtacaaactccatactgacagcacctgtagtcaggatcaaacccgggtctccgctggttcaggtgctgtaaggcagcaactctaccgctgccccaccgtgccacccataatctactcctataacgtatgaaccCATGGAGGTATTGGTGTGCTTTGCTGTCcttagcttcaatgtggttggcccagaacaaattgttggtgatagatATACCTAGGAATTTGAACCCCTTGATCATCTCCATTTCAGCACCAATGACGTAGACTGTGGTGGGTACTCCATCTCGTCTTCAGAAGTCAGTGACCAGCTCCTTTGGTTTGTTGACATTGCTCATGTTTCCTGCAGCAGTATTCTGGAAATTCCAGGTCATTCCTAGGGTATAGGCAGTACTGCAAATAAATAATCCCAAAATGTATATATTTGCAAAGCGGCTTTGTGCAAACCTGAGTTGATTCTTCCTTTACTATTTCATATTCTGAGGCATAAATCTTGATTTCAAATGTTCCCACCTAATCTAAACATGATGACGATTCTTGGAGTAAGCTCTGCCCATAATCACAGCTCACATTTCATCTGGTTCCGGTGACCAAGAGTAACAAGTTGAGCAAACATGAGTCAGTGTTTGAATGTGGTTGAGGTGCAGGATAGttccccccagtgtgtaggaattGTGTAAGAAGGTTGTTCTAACATAGAATCAGTGtggacggatgatcgatggtcggtgtggactcagtgggccgaatggcctgtttgcctgctgcatctctaaaaacaaacaacaaaatgaGACTCTGAGCAGGGAGCGGCCGGGATGGCTGGCTTCCACTCACTGGCAATTTACACGACCCAGGCATTACACCGAATAATTTCATCATCTGACCAAGCACTTACAACTATCTTATTATTAACTCATCTTCCAAGGAATAAGATCTGATCTCAGCCGTTTCCCACCAAACCTAAACACGATGCTGACGCGGGGAGGAAGCTCTGTCCATACTAGTAGCCCACCTTTCATCTGATTCCGGTGCCCACGACCAACACGTTGAGCAAACATGAGTCAGTGTTTGAATGTGGTTGAGGAGCAGTGTATAAAGACCGAAGGCAGCGAGGTGAAGGCAGATTAAGAGAGAGAAGCAGCAACTTTACTCTGAGAACCCAGCTAGCTGATCCCACACGAGACAGAATGAAATCCTTCCTCCTCGCCATCGCTGCCGTGCAGATCCTCCACTGCTCAGGTAGGtactggggagagggagggcctCAGAGAGCAATGTTACTGGTAATGAGCTTCAGTTAGCTATGATTCAACAAATGTAAAAACACTTCACTGTTTGCtgaaatgtcttgtacaacttttCTACAAACTTGTACTACAAATGTCTCTCTGCAGGACTGCCAAGCACCAAGGATGCTCTGAGAGCTTCAGTTGTAAAGTTGAATGAAATCACCGAGATCACCAACCTGTGTGCGATCACTAGGAGAGGTGTAACAACTGTAAGTGTAACTATAAATTATAGGGGAGAATCAGTCGAAAAGTTCCAGGGAGAAGGGCGTTGGAGGGCGTTGGAGGGTGTAGAGGGCGTGGGAGAGCTTTAGAGTGTGTTAGAGGGTGGTAGAGGGCGTCAGATGCGTTGGAGGCCGTTGGAGGACGTTCCAGGGCGTTAGAGGGCGAAAATAGGACCGATGGGATTGTTCTACTGGGTGCTAGTATAGACCTGATGGGTTGAATAGCCTCACCCTGTCTAATTAGAAGTATGAGATAATGTGTCCGCTTAGATAAGGTTTAAGCATAAGTGTTTAATTACTAAACATGAGCTCAGTATTATATCACACAGTTTTAAATGAATATCAGATTGAGAATTAAAATCCCAAAACTAtacatgaatcttgaatctcagACTAAACTATTGATTTGGAATTAAGGTTGGAATTTTACTTTTGGGTTAATTAAATTTCTTGCTCATTACGATTGTTGACTCTGGCACCGCCAATGTCGTCATCTGCTGAAAATAGACCTGGGGTGATCTAAGCTTCATCAGATAATTGTAAGAACAGCAGATATACGGTATAAGAATGgtggcgtaacggtagagttgctgccttacagcgcttgcagcaccatggtcttgggttcgatcctgactatgggtgctgtctgtatggagtttgtacattcgccccatgGCCGCGTTGGTTTTAtccaagttcttcggtttccacactccaaaggcgtacgcaTATGTAGgtatattggcttggtaaatgtaaaaattgtccctactgtgtgtaggatagtgttaatatgtggggatcactgatcggtgcagacctgtgggccgaagggcctgttttcatgctgtatctctaaattaacctaaactaaatgatAATACATCAATAAACTATTTTCTATTCATCAGACCTATCGCACGGGTAAGCTGTCATACAACGTGGATTTAACATTCTCCGTAAAAGAAACCGTCTGCTCCAAGAATTCTGGACAGGAATTTGATGATCCCATTTGCACCTTCCGCCCTAAGAACATTGCTGTGAGTCTAGAATTATATTGCAAACTAGTTGAATCTTTGTGTGTCATGAGGTATAATTGTAGATTATATAATAGAATTGACCATTCATACTGAGTTATATCAAACCAAAGCCTGTATATTGAGCTATATTTTAATCACTTTGATTCAGAGTTGAGTTTGGATTTGACAATAATTTCCCTGCATTATGCTTTATTTTCACAGGAGAAAGGGTTTTGCAAAAGCCGCGTGGAATATTTTGCTGATAAGGTGGCTGACGTAGATGTGGAGTGTGAAGGTCTGAAGACCATTGACAGTGAGAGTGACTCAACAGAGTCCAATGAAACCAGTATTGAGGTAACTGCACAGTTATACACTTCAGGGCAGTGGGATTTCTAGAACATGAgatcatttaaaaagcatttaattGGTGCCCTGTTATAAAGATCTAAATGCAAATTTCTTCACACAGGCTCAAAGCAAAACAAATGAGACATCACTAGAGGAAACCACAAGTGTGAGTATTAACTAATATTTTGCCAGATGATTGCATCTTGAGCTCAATTATTAGTAATGAAACGGCAGCTACTCCATTCAGAATATGattgaggaagattgttcccgatgttagggaagtccaggacaaggggtcacagcttaaggataaaggggaaatcctttaaaaccgagatgagaagaacttttttcacacagagagtggtgaatctctggaactctctgtcacagagggtagttgaggccagttcattggctatatttaagagggagttagatgtggcccttgtggctaaggggatcagggggtatggagagaaggcaggtacgggatactgagttggatgatcagccatgatcatattgaatggcggtgcaggctcgaagggccgaatggcctagtcctgcacctaatttctatgtttctatgtttctaatagtgaGTGAGAAAGTGTGTTGAACAGTctgatgtggagggagggggttcTGATAATTGATTTCTGTGTATAATGGGTCTGGCCTCCACTGAAGCTGAACTTATCATCAACAAGACAATATTACAGGAGCAGTGTCTTGGAGGCTGACACCAAAAGTAGTCACTGAGTACAAAATCCTTCCTGGCGGGAAACCAGAGCTTCATTCAAGCAGATGGCAATTGATGCCTGTGTTACCTGTCTGAGTCAATATTAATTGACTCAGCACAGCCACTTTACCAGGCATTTAATTGAATTCTGGGGCACGGTAGAGAGTGAGACTTTGAGTTGAGCGTCCTCAGCCCAAAACTACTTAATTGAACCAACACCTGGGAATGTAGGATTGATAATTCAATATTCTAGTCTACCATTTTGAGGGAATCTATTAATGCTTGTTACTAACCAAATCCATCCAATGCTTATTTCCTAAATGTTTATGCTTTTATACAGGTGGAAAGCAAGTCAGAAGAAACTTCACTGGAAGAATCTTCAAATGTAAGTTTAATTTGTGAATTGCATAATTACAGCAGCAGTGTCTCCCAGGCTGACGGCAACAGTAGTCACTGAGTACAAATCCTTCCTGGAGGGAAACCAgagcttaaacatagaaacatggaaattaggtgcaggagtaggccattcggccctttgagcctgcaccgccattcaatatgatcatggctgatcatccaactcagtttaatTTAATCAGATGGCAATTGATACCTGTGTTACCTGTCGCAGGAATATCGATTGAATTCAATATTCTAGTCTACCATTTGGAGTGAATCTAGTAATGCTTGTTACTTACCAAATCCATCCTCTGCATATTTCCTAAATGTTAATGCTTTCATACAGGTGGAAAGCAAGTCAGAAGAAACTTCACTGGAAGATTCTTCAAATGTAAGTTTAATTTGTGAATTGTTATCTCTTGATTCTCAACTATGTTGTGGTGTAGAATGTAGACTGATCTGTCAGAATGGGGTGGAAGGATTTACCTCATAATATGTCTGTTCCAAACAGTGGATAATGAGTCATCCTTGAATATTATCTTCACCTCAGCACCACGGTACTCGACTGACACTGCAACCCTTGATTCCGCGAACAGCCAAAATCCTATAATTTCTGTTCTGACTGAACTCAGTGATTgagattccacaactctctggggtcaAGAGTTCCAAAGTCCACCTCCC from Leucoraja erinacea ecotype New England chromosome 7, Leri_hhj_1, whole genome shotgun sequence includes the following:
- the LOC129698984 gene encoding secreted phosphoprotein 24-like; this translates as MKSFLLAIAAVQILHCSGLPSTKDALRASVVKLNEITEITNLCAITRRGVTTTYRTGKLSYNVDLTFSVKETVCSKNSGQEFDDPICTFRPKNIAEKGFCKSRVEYFADKVADVDVECEGLKTIDSESDSTESNETSIEAQSKTNETSLEETTSVESKSEETSLEESSNVESKSEETSLEDSSNEKSKSTETSLEDPDNVKDKSKESSIEESSNMKSKSTELSQEESSNEGMRSQKEDTNHE